A single window of Halomicrobium zhouii DNA harbors:
- a CDS encoding MFS transporter — MTRSDDRADTSSSDEPSSDEPSSADASSESSSAVPSDGSPADDGPASDVGSNRRLWTLAIFAAMVLAGIAMMARGPVIVELGETFDAPEWQLGLIAPAGTAGYLVVIAFVGFGAGHLDAQRFVTLGLVGSALALLAMAIAPMLAVFLLAVLVRGTMNGVVRGLNRPLLSHFYPDSRGRVYGYYDMAWAAGAVVGPLLVIVAVALLDWRLTYYALAAGMGALALLVWRLDAPAVESSEEPIDRAEVAQLLRRPEVVGMAAAMFFGTGVEGGLFIWLPTYASGELPSHLASITLSVMIAGYVPARFVYGRVADRIGYLRLLLPILVGLVPLFYVTFAYAEGLWILACVAAIGAGIGGIFPLLISYATEAVPHHSGPVTAIAAVSSSLGVGSVPALMGVVISGSDATLAMQLLLVPLGLALVVLVAARVAERRREAIASPDA, encoded by the coding sequence GTGACGCGGTCGGACGACCGGGCCGATACGTCGTCGTCGGACGAGCCGTCGTCGGACGAGCCGTCGTCGGCCGATGCGTCGTCGGAGTCTTCGTCGGCTGTTCCGTCGGATGGCTCGCCTGCCGACGACGGGCCGGCCAGCGACGTCGGGTCGAACAGGCGGCTCTGGACGCTCGCGATCTTCGCGGCGATGGTGCTGGCCGGCATCGCGATGATGGCCCGCGGTCCGGTCATCGTCGAACTCGGCGAGACGTTCGACGCGCCGGAGTGGCAACTCGGCCTCATCGCGCCCGCCGGGACCGCCGGCTACCTCGTCGTCATCGCGTTCGTCGGCTTCGGCGCCGGCCACCTCGACGCCCAGCGCTTCGTCACGCTCGGGCTCGTGGGGAGCGCCCTCGCCTTGCTGGCGATGGCGATCGCTCCCATGCTCGCCGTCTTCCTGCTGGCCGTCCTCGTCCGCGGGACGATGAACGGCGTCGTCCGCGGGCTCAACCGGCCGCTGCTGAGCCACTTCTACCCCGACAGTCGCGGGCGGGTGTACGGCTACTACGACATGGCGTGGGCCGCCGGCGCCGTCGTCGGCCCGCTGCTGGTCATCGTCGCCGTCGCCCTCCTCGACTGGCGGCTCACCTACTACGCGCTGGCCGCCGGCATGGGCGCGCTCGCCCTGCTGGTCTGGCGCCTCGACGCGCCCGCCGTCGAGTCCTCCGAGGAACCGATCGACCGCGCGGAGGTCGCCCAGCTCCTCCGCCGGCCGGAGGTCGTCGGCATGGCCGCGGCGATGTTCTTCGGCACCGGCGTCGAGGGCGGCCTGTTCATCTGGCTGCCCACCTACGCCAGCGGCGAACTCCCCTCCCACCTGGCGAGCATCACGCTCTCTGTGATGATCGCCGGCTACGTCCCCGCACGATTCGTCTACGGCCGCGTCGCCGACCGCATCGGGTACCTTCGACTCCTGCTTCCCATCCTCGTCGGCCTCGTCCCGCTGTTCTACGTCACGTTCGCCTACGCCGAGGGACTGTGGATACTCGCCTGCGTCGCCGCCATCGGCGCCGGCATCGGCGGCATCTTCCCGCTCCTGATCAGCTACGCGACGGAGGCGGTGCCCCACCACAGCGGCCCCGTCACCGCCATCGCCGCCGTCTCCTCCTCGCTCGGCGTCGGCTCCGTGCCGGCCCTGATGGGCGTCGTCATCAGCGGCTCCGACGCCACACTCGCGATGCAACTCCTGCTCGTCCCGCTCGGGCTGGCCCTCGTCGTCCTCGTCGCGGCCCGCGTCGCCGAACGCCGCCGGGAGGCGATCGCGAGCCCCGACGCCTGA
- the hisA gene encoding 1-(5-phosphoribosyl)-5-[(5-phosphoribosylamino)methylideneamino]imidazole-4-carboxamide isomerase: MFETFEVIPAVDMQDGQVVQLVGGERGTGKTYGDPVEAAERWVAAGAETLHLVDLDGAFEGERQNADAIDAVLDAVDVDVQLGGGIRTAEDAVSLLDRGVDRVILGTAAVEEPDLVAEISDEHPGSVVVSLDAKDGEVVVSGWTEGTGLDPAEAAARYEDLGAGAILFTDVDVEGQLEGVRTEPVRDVVDAVEIPVIASGGVATVDDVVALRDAGAGAVVVGSALYEGRFSLADARDAL; the protein is encoded by the coding sequence ATGTTCGAGACGTTCGAGGTGATTCCGGCGGTGGACATGCAGGACGGGCAGGTCGTCCAGCTCGTCGGGGGCGAGCGCGGGACCGGGAAGACGTACGGCGACCCCGTCGAGGCCGCCGAGCGGTGGGTCGCGGCGGGCGCCGAGACGCTCCACCTGGTCGACCTCGACGGAGCGTTCGAGGGGGAGCGACAGAACGCCGACGCCATCGACGCCGTGCTCGACGCGGTCGACGTGGACGTCCAGCTTGGTGGAGGGATTCGCACTGCCGAGGACGCCGTTTCGCTGCTCGACCGCGGCGTCGACCGCGTCATCCTCGGGACGGCAGCGGTCGAGGAGCCGGACCTCGTGGCCGAGATCAGCGACGAGCACCCCGGCAGCGTCGTCGTCAGTCTGGACGCGAAGGACGGGGAAGTCGTCGTCTCGGGGTGGACCGAGGGGACCGGACTCGACCCCGCCGAGGCCGCCGCGCGGTACGAGGACCTGGGCGCCGGTGCCATCCTGTTCACGGACGTCGACGTCGAGGGGCAGCTGGAGGGAGTCCGGACCGAGCCGGTCAGGGACGTCGTCGACGCGGTGGAGATTCCAGTGATCGCCAGCGGCGGCGTCGCGACGGTCGACGACGTCGTGGCGCTGCGGGACGCCGGTGCCGGCGCGGTCGTCGTCGGGAGCGCGCTGTACGAGGGACGCTTCTCACTGGCGGACGCGCGCGACGCGCTGTAG